The genome window AAACGAATGAGTGTCAAGGATCTACCGACACAGATCTGTCAAGCATGTCCCGAAGGTCGACAGGGGCACCCCAGCCGTCGGGCACCCCAGCCGTCAGACGGCGCGCAGGAAGCCGAGCACCCGCTCCACCAGCAGGTCCGCGGCCACGGAGTCGTACGACGGCAGCGACGAGTCCGCGAACAGGTGCGCCTCACCCGGGTACAGGAAGAGCTCGGCGTCGGCGGTCGAGGCGACGAGCGCGCGGGCGGCGTCGAGGTCGCCCTCGTCGACGAACAGCGGGTCGGCGTCCATCCCGTGCACCTGCACCGGCACCCCCGTCGGCCACGCGTCACCGAACTCGCCGAGCGGGACGCAGGCGTGGAACAGCAGCGCACCTCGTGCGTCGGCAC of Aquipuribacter sp. SD81 contains these proteins:
- a CDS encoding dienelactone hydrolase family protein — protein: MAEVVLFHHVQGLTDGVAAFADRLRSDGHTVHTPDLFDGRTFTTLEEGIAHAQGVGFGRLLERGVEAAEGLGSDGAVYAGFSLGVMPAQQLAQTRADARGALLFHACVPLGEFGDAWPTGVPVQVHGMDADPLFVDEGDLDAARALVASTADAELFLYPGEAHLFADSSLPSYDSVAADLLVERVLGFLRAV